A window from Borrelia sp. P9F1 encodes these proteins:
- the mltG gene encoding endolytic transglycosylase MltG: MKMKKIFIPSFVFVSVLFSLLFFLCFLNSSPSESELLCEFEVQKGWWVKKIARELKKQGFIRSEKLLIAISYIFGSDKSFKEGKYLIGRNFSTFDVYKELLRGNPALDISITIPEGYTARRIALKLRKFGIIYDVRSFIDLVNNAKFIGDLGLDYHSLEGFLFPDTYKFYAGMDMKEVIRTFVGNFFSKLVSMGIDYKSYSSEDLYNKVIVASIVEREYRVKSEAAVMASVFYNRIKSNMALQSCATIEYIVTEELKKPHPRRIYFSDLDIKSPYNTYINKGYPPTPISNAGAVSLRAAFLPDSTNYLFFVLKNPKTGAHKFSSDYSDHLLSANSYIYNFVTKD; encoded by the coding sequence ATGAAGATGAAGAAAATTTTTATTCCCTCTTTCGTTTTTGTCTCCGTACTCTTCTCCTTGCTGTTTTTTTTGTGTTTTTTAAATTCTTCTCCTTCTGAGTCTGAGTTGTTGTGTGAATTTGAAGTTCAGAAGGGGTGGTGGGTTAAGAAAATAGCTAGAGAGCTTAAAAAGCAGGGTTTTATTAGATCTGAGAAACTTTTGATAGCTATTTCCTATATTTTTGGTAGTGATAAAAGTTTTAAGGAAGGCAAATATTTAATTGGCAGGAATTTTTCAACTTTTGATGTGTATAAAGAGCTTTTAAGGGGGAATCCTGCTCTTGACATTAGCATTACCATACCCGAAGGCTATACAGCAAGAAGGATAGCCTTAAAACTTCGTAAATTTGGTATTATTTACGATGTTCGGAGTTTTATTGATTTGGTAAATAATGCTAAGTTTATTGGTGATCTTGGACTTGATTATCATTCTCTTGAGGGGTTTTTGTTTCCAGATACCTATAAGTTCTATGCGGGTATGGACATGAAAGAAGTAATTCGAACATTTGTTGGTAATTTTTTTAGCAAGCTTGTTTCTATGGGGATAGATTATAAATCTTATTCTAGTGAAGATCTTTATAATAAGGTGATTGTTGCTTCTATTGTGGAGAGAGAATATAGGGTTAAAAGTGAAGCTGCAGTAATGGCATCTGTTTTCTATAACAGGATAAAGTCTAATATGGCCTTGCAATCTTGTGCTACGATAGAGTACATTGTTACTGAAGAGTTAAAGAAGCCACACCCCAGGAGGATTTATTTTTCAGATTTAGATATTAAGTCTCCTTATAACACTTATATCAATAAGGGTTATCCTCCAACTCCGATTTCTAATGCTGGTGCTGTGTCTTTGCGGGCGGCTTTTTTGCCGGATAGTACAAATTATTTATTTTTTGTTTTAAAAAATCCCAAGACAGGAGCCCATAAATTTTCTTCAGATTATAGTGATCATCTTTTATCTGCAAATAGTTATATTTACAATTTTGTTACCAAGGATTGA
- the dnaG gene encoding DNA primase: MEYAKVIDLIRSRVDIVDFIGERVRLFKSGSSYKGLCPFHAEKTASFFVNPSQGFFYCFGCKKGGDVIKFLMDIEKFSYDSAVKFLCSRMGVLYEDVKRPTEFRGGVQNREIVSRICSLNARLVRFFLSSSCNNKEVLDYVLKERNISEEVVSVFGVGYLRCDVEGGFSFYNFLVSKGYSAETLSESGLFSRKRQNFSILSGRLIFPIRDFKGNVVGFGGRSLGVGNGPKYINLSETVAFKKRELLYGFYEGFSVIKENKSVILTEGYMDVLAFFTAGVKIAVSTLGTSFSREHLALIRRYADKITICFDGDDAGLLATFKAYQICLPFNIDVDVIKMEYGFDPADVLKSRGASYLGGLVGNECDAFEYLLERYSAKYDLSKTSGLNNMIGIFIKLISLSGTNAQRDILLEKLESRVGIRLETLRQDYYDVRERNAIENSKKSSSSYQTNTYERYLVVALLKDFSYFNIIRRNISDSDLHDVDVRRVFLCFENLFDNNEIFSLLNLKEVLRDRYGVSEVFFEDMLRIEFEVDNEMVMQILFAIKKRKLEDRVLAFKEMTENSSLVGARTQIRELMFLNVQRESLRIYLNG; the protein is encoded by the coding sequence ATGGAGTATGCTAAAGTTATAGATTTGATTAGGAGCAGAGTAGATATTGTTGATTTTATAGGTGAGCGTGTTAGATTATTTAAATCAGGTTCATCTTACAAGGGACTTTGTCCCTTTCATGCCGAGAAGACAGCTTCTTTTTTTGTGAATCCTTCTCAAGGGTTTTTCTATTGTTTCGGGTGTAAAAAAGGTGGAGATGTTATAAAATTCTTGATGGATATTGAGAAATTTAGCTATGATAGCGCGGTTAAGTTTTTATGTAGTAGAATGGGTGTCTTGTATGAGGACGTTAAGAGACCTACTGAGTTTAGGGGCGGGGTTCAAAATAGAGAAATAGTTTCAAGAATATGCAGCTTGAATGCTAGATTGGTTAGGTTTTTTTTGTCTTCTTCTTGTAACAATAAAGAGGTTTTGGATTATGTTCTTAAGGAGAGAAATATATCAGAGGAAGTTGTTAGTGTATTCGGTGTTGGGTATTTGCGATGTGATGTGGAGGGGGGATTTAGTTTTTATAATTTTTTAGTTTCAAAAGGATATTCTGCTGAAACATTAAGCGAGAGTGGCCTCTTTTCAAGAAAGAGACAAAATTTTTCAATTTTATCTGGCAGGTTAATTTTCCCGATAAGAGATTTTAAAGGAAATGTAGTGGGATTTGGAGGCCGAAGTTTGGGTGTGGGAAATGGCCCCAAGTATATTAATTTGAGCGAGACAGTTGCTTTTAAGAAGAGGGAGTTACTTTATGGATTTTATGAAGGTTTTTCTGTTATTAAGGAAAATAAGTCGGTGATACTAACAGAAGGGTATATGGATGTTCTTGCTTTTTTTACAGCTGGCGTAAAGATTGCGGTGTCTACACTTGGTACGTCCTTTTCAAGGGAACACCTTGCTTTAATTAGAAGATATGCGGATAAAATAACAATATGTTTTGATGGTGATGATGCTGGTCTTCTAGCTACTTTTAAAGCGTATCAGATTTGTTTGCCCTTTAATATTGATGTAGATGTAATTAAGATGGAGTATGGATTTGACCCTGCAGATGTTTTAAAGAGTAGGGGGGCATCTTATCTTGGGGGTTTAGTTGGTAATGAGTGTGATGCGTTTGAATATCTTTTGGAAAGATATTCTGCTAAATATGACTTAAGTAAAACTTCGGGTTTAAATAATATGATTGGTATCTTTATTAAATTAATAAGCTTGTCGGGTACTAATGCACAAAGAGATATTCTTTTAGAAAAACTAGAAAGTAGGGTTGGCATTAGGTTGGAGACCTTAAGGCAGGATTACTATGATGTTAGGGAAAGAAATGCAATTGAGAATTCTAAAAAGAGTTCATCTTCTTATCAAACAAATACATATGAGAGATATTTAGTAGTCGCCTTGTTGAAAGATTTTAGTTATTTTAATATAATAAGGCGCAATATTAGCGATAGTGACTTACATGACGTTGATGTAAGGAGGGTTTTTTTGTGCTTTGAAAACTTATTTGACAATAATGAGATTTTTTCATTGCTTAATTTAAAAGAGGTTTTAAGAGATAGATATGGTGTTAGTGAAGTTTTTTTTGAAGACATGTTGAGGATAGAATTTGAAGTAGATAATGAGATGGTTATGCAGATTTTGTTTGCAATTAAGAAAAGGAAATTGGAAGATCGTGTTTTGGCTTTTAAGGAGATGACCGAGAATAGTTCTTTAGTGGGTGCTAGGACTCAAATAAGGGAATTAATGTTTTTGAATGTGCAAAGAGAGAGTTTGAGGATATATTTAAATGGGTAG
- the rpoD gene encoding RNA polymerase sigma factor RpoD — MGSMESKELQYFRKKNSKAIRSILEYLRDRKEVTFTDLSPLLSGDMLDPENIEFIYGILEDEGISLIDKRAGSGNISVDGSELEEVSKIDSQFMGLSDGDDEIDDKLEEFEDDILEREDFSGCIKSGLLKDNNTEDPIRLYLKEIGKEFLLTGNQEVELAKQMDSGESIIENILKNEGLVIENYYNLVNAIYSRGDREEFFRRDKEREKDSNADYYNKKKRITSFYKAALKPFQERLVSYIENKHKLYGLGEDIFEESISKERLDIKEMLKSVPLCQEELRIFSDDYIDSASKIRDLKRQQKSILDRLKVDKIRNLRDLGRDLAIPERRERIEKFLNIREDLIKEQITEAQLTQKELERIEMYYEYPIDRIIRMSEEIIKGKQMMQHAKDQLIKANLRLVVSIAKKYANRGLHFFDLVQEGNIGLIKAVEKFEYKRGFKFSTYATWWIRQAITRSISDQARTIRVPVHMIEQINRLNRETRYLVQVLGKDPTDEELAVRLGWELKKVKTVKNVSREPVSLETPIGEEEDSVLSDFIEDKAIKNPAKHTSFVVLQDQIRSILGTLPEREQEVVKMRFGLEDGYSLTLEEVGLHFNVTRERIRQIESKALRRLKNPKKTQKLKDYLEDLN; from the coding sequence ATGGGTAGTATGGAAAGTAAAGAATTGCAGTATTTTAGGAAAAAGAATTCAAAAGCAATAAGGTCGATATTGGAATATTTAAGGGACAGGAAAGAGGTTACGTTTACGGATTTGTCTCCCCTGCTCTCAGGGGATATGTTGGATCCTGAGAACATTGAGTTTATTTATGGAATACTTGAAGATGAGGGAATAAGCTTGATTGATAAGAGAGCAGGGTCCGGAAATATTAGTGTTGATGGTTCCGAGTTGGAAGAAGTAAGTAAGATTGATAGTCAGTTTATGGGTTTAAGTGATGGTGACGATGAGATCGATGATAAGTTGGAAGAATTTGAGGATGATATCCTAGAAAGGGAAGATTTCTCAGGGTGTATTAAGAGCGGATTATTAAAAGATAATAATACTGAAGATCCGATAAGACTTTATTTGAAGGAAATAGGAAAGGAATTCTTATTAACTGGAAATCAGGAGGTTGAGCTTGCAAAGCAAATGGACTCCGGAGAATCTATCATTGAAAACATTCTTAAGAATGAGGGGCTTGTCATAGAGAATTATTATAATTTGGTTAACGCTATTTATTCAAGAGGAGATAGGGAAGAATTTTTTAGAAGAGATAAGGAAAGAGAAAAGGATAGCAATGCGGACTACTATAACAAAAAAAAAAGAATTACATCTTTTTATAAGGCCGCGTTAAAACCATTTCAGGAGCGTTTAGTAAGTTATATTGAAAATAAGCATAAGTTATATGGGCTTGGTGAGGATATTTTTGAGGAAAGTATTAGTAAGGAAAGGCTTGATATAAAGGAAATGCTTAAGTCTGTTCCTTTATGTCAGGAGGAGTTAAGAATTTTTTCAGATGATTATATTGACTCTGCTAGTAAGATAAGGGATTTAAAGAGACAGCAGAAGTCCATATTGGATCGATTGAAGGTGGACAAGATTCGGAATCTCAGGGATCTTGGCAGGGATTTGGCTATTCCTGAAAGGCGAGAGAGGATAGAAAAATTTTTAAATATACGAGAAGATCTTATTAAGGAGCAAATTACAGAAGCTCAACTTACACAAAAAGAGCTCGAAAGAATTGAGATGTATTATGAGTACCCAATAGATAGAATAATAAGGATGTCGGAAGAGATTATTAAGGGTAAACAGATGATGCAACACGCAAAAGATCAGTTGATTAAGGCTAATTTGAGACTGGTTGTGAGTATTGCTAAGAAGTATGCTAATAGGGGACTCCATTTTTTTGATCTTGTGCAGGAGGGTAATATTGGTTTAATTAAAGCTGTTGAAAAATTTGAGTATAAGAGGGGATTTAAATTTTCTACTTATGCTACATGGTGGATTAGGCAAGCGATAACAAGGTCAATCTCGGATCAGGCTCGAACGATACGTGTCCCTGTGCATATGATTGAGCAAATAAATAGATTAAATAGAGAGACAAGATATTTGGTGCAGGTTTTAGGTAAGGACCCAACCGATGAGGAGCTTGCAGTCAGACTCGGTTGGGAACTGAAAAAGGTTAAGACTGTTAAGAATGTTTCAAGGGAGCCTGTTTCACTTGAAACTCCGATTGGGGAAGAGGAAGATTCTGTTCTTAGTGACTTTATTGAGGATAAGGCAATAAAAAATCCGGCAAAGCATACTTCTTTTGTGGTTTTGCAGGATCAGATAAGATCGATTCTTGGCACTCTTCCAGAGCGAGAACAGGAAGTCGTTAAGATGAGATTTGGACTTGAAGATGGTTATTCTTTAACTCTTGAAGAAGTTGGGCTTCATTTTAATGTTACAAGGGAAAGAATTAGGCAGATTGAATCTAAGGCTTTAAGGAGGCTTAAGAATCCTAAGAAGACTCAGAAGCTTAAAGATTATTTAGAAGATCTAAATTAA
- a CDS encoding zinc ribbon domain-containing protein codes for MESNIDILKNLEGIYKARFKLEERQKSIPKYLQVKKSQIDELIEVIDELQIKFKECQKEDASLKLGIQDINVRKTKAEKKIDSIKTQREYEALEKELQTIIDDEVTIRKKMTHITGLKTRVDREIAEVKGKLEREQSIYATESAELEDELLGIKQKLLDITDEEGKYAFRMDEDFLFKFQRIIRNKSNGVVPLVENVCKGCNMILPVEFANKVRREPDDIKFCPYCSRILYYQEEFEVGLGLISGSLADLIE; via the coding sequence GTGGAAAGTAATATTGATATATTGAAAAACCTTGAAGGCATCTATAAGGCTAGGTTTAAGCTTGAGGAGAGACAAAAAAGTATTCCTAAATATTTGCAAGTTAAGAAATCTCAAATTGATGAGCTCATTGAGGTGATTGATGAGTTACAGATTAAGTTTAAAGAGTGCCAAAAGGAGGATGCTTCTTTAAAGTTGGGCATTCAAGACATTAATGTGAGAAAAACTAAAGCAGAAAAAAAAATAGATAGTATTAAAACGCAAAGAGAATATGAGGCTCTTGAGAAAGAGTTACAGACTATTATCGATGATGAAGTAACTATTAGAAAAAAAATGACACATATTACTGGTCTTAAGACAAGGGTGGATAGAGAAATAGCAGAAGTAAAGGGTAAGCTTGAACGAGAGCAGAGCATTTATGCTACTGAGAGTGCTGAGCTTGAGGATGAGCTTTTAGGCATTAAACAAAAGCTTCTTGATATTACAGATGAGGAGGGGAAGTATGCTTTTCGGATGGATGAGGATTTTTTGTTTAAGTTTCAGAGGATTATTAGGAATAAATCTAATGGAGTTGTTCCTTTGGTTGAAAATGTTTGTAAGGGGTGTAATATGATACTTCCTGTTGAGTTCGCAAATAAGGTAAGGCGCGAGCCAGATGATATTAAATTCTGTCCTTATTGCAGTAGAATACTTTATTATCAAGAAGAATTTGAGGTTGGTTTGGGTCTGATTTCTGGAAGTTTAGCAGATCTTATTGAATAG
- a CDS encoding lipopolysaccharide assembly protein LapB: MWIRYLRHSFYLLVVLVFFFFIFHILSYFKAFSSSYLKAGPTEVNLLVLWENKEYKEIIDYAEDGLRANKFDFNLNLLLGFSYFYYSLMLNDSSLKTHFLDNSIERLRFLMSINDDIPMSSLYYILGKAYSHKGEYYSELSVKYLNKALHLNTFDFMSIKEDIFEYLGYSYQLLKDYRSSLTFFMKAYNENKSDLVLWSLAYINYKIGDIDKSVEYINKFIGEENESFSGEKSDDNLMQKVYLLYGDIYLDQGDYGGAFGCYDKVLKINSLNPNVYVRIGDIYRRRDRDYPKARKYWREALSINPYLEEARERLRISLEEF, encoded by the coding sequence ATGTGGATAAGGTACCTGAGGCATTCTTTTTACTTGCTTGTGGTTCTGGTGTTTTTTTTCTTTATTTTTCATATTCTGTCTTATTTTAAGGCGTTTTCCAGTTCTTATTTAAAAGCTGGGCCCACTGAAGTAAATTTGCTTGTTCTTTGGGAGAATAAAGAATATAAGGAAATAATAGACTATGCTGAGGATGGTCTTAGGGCAAACAAGTTTGATTTTAATTTAAATTTACTCCTTGGGTTCTCGTATTTTTATTACTCCTTAATGCTGAACGACAGTTCTTTGAAAACCCATTTTTTGGATAATTCAATAGAACGGCTGAGGTTTTTAATGTCAATCAATGACGATATTCCTATGAGTTCGCTTTATTATATTTTAGGTAAAGCTTATTCTCATAAGGGTGAGTATTACAGTGAACTCTCTGTTAAGTATTTAAATAAAGCCTTGCATTTAAATACTTTTGACTTTATGAGCATAAAGGAAGATATTTTTGAATATTTGGGGTACTCCTATCAGCTTTTAAAAGACTATAGGTCCAGTTTAACTTTTTTCATGAAAGCTTATAATGAGAATAAGTCAGATCTTGTTCTTTGGAGTTTGGCATATATTAACTATAAAATAGGGGACATTGACAAGAGTGTTGAATATATAAATAAATTTATAGGAGAAGAAAATGAGTCATTTAGTGGCGAGAAAAGCGATGATAATTTAATGCAGAAGGTGTATTTACTGTATGGAGATATATATCTAGACCAAGGTGATTACGGAGGCGCTTTTGGTTGTTATGATAAAGTCTTGAAAATTAATAGTTTAAATCCTAATGTTTATGTTAGAATAGGAGACATATATAGAAGGAGAGACAGAGATTACCCTAAAGCTCGAAAATATTGGAGAGAGGCATTGAGCATTAATCCTTATTTAGAGGAAGCGAGGGAAAGGCTTAGAATTAGCTTAGAAGAATTTTAG
- a CDS encoding rod shape-determining protein, which yields MNLFKSFLIDIGIDLGTCNTLVYIKDYGVVMSEPSVVAIDVTKGNRVVAVGRNAKKMLWKTPENIKAVRPLRDGVIADIENTEKMIKYFISYIFSRKKLFFKPRMVIGVPTCITEVERRAVKESAMNAGAREVKVIEESLAAAIGSDIPIFEPTGHMVCDIGGGTTEISVISLGGMVVSRAIRTGGDEFDESIIKYMRNAHNIIIGQQTAERLKIKIGNVYPDTHNLKVETIDIKGTDAVTGLPRKQIVDSMEVRESLREPIGTVVDEVKRTLGATPPELATDIVERGIILTGGGALLKGLNRLLSKETGVPVYVADNPLLSVAVGAGLFYDYANRIDISKNIYSFINE from the coding sequence TTGAATTTATTTAAGTCTTTTTTGATAGATATTGGCATTGATCTTGGCACTTGTAATACCTTGGTCTACATCAAAGATTATGGTGTGGTGATGAGTGAGCCTTCGGTTGTAGCTATTGATGTTACTAAGGGGAACAGGGTTGTTGCTGTTGGGCGAAATGCGAAGAAGATGCTTTGGAAGACGCCAGAGAATATTAAGGCAGTGAGACCTCTTCGCGATGGTGTTATTGCTGACATTGAAAACACAGAAAAAATGATCAAGTATTTCATAAGTTATATTTTTTCGCGGAAGAAGTTGTTTTTCAAGCCTAGAATGGTGATAGGGGTGCCTACTTGCATTACAGAGGTTGAAAGGAGAGCTGTTAAGGAAAGCGCTATGAATGCTGGTGCTCGCGAGGTTAAGGTCATTGAAGAGTCTTTGGCCGCTGCGATTGGGTCTGATATTCCTATTTTTGAACCAACAGGTCATATGGTATGTGATATTGGGGGGGGGACAACGGAGATATCTGTTATTTCTCTTGGTGGTATGGTGGTAAGTAGAGCCATTAGAACTGGTGGGGATGAGTTTGACGAGAGTATAATAAAATATATGAGAAATGCTCATAATATTATTATTGGGCAGCAGACGGCAGAAAGGTTGAAGATTAAGATAGGTAATGTTTATCCGGATACGCATAATTTGAAGGTTGAGACAATAGACATTAAGGGAACTGATGCTGTTACGGGGCTTCCTAGGAAGCAAATTGTTGATTCTATGGAAGTGAGAGAATCTTTAAGGGAACCTATTGGTACTGTTGTTGACGAGGTTAAGAGGACTCTTGGAGCCACTCCTCCAGAGCTTGCGACAGATATTGTTGAACGTGGGATTATATTGACAGGGGGTGGAGCACTTCTTAAGGGGCTTAACAGGCTTTTATCAAAAGAAACAGGGGTGCCGGTTTATGTTGCAGATAACCCTCTTCTTTCTGTAGCTGTTGGGGCTGGCTTATTTTATGATTATGCCAATAGGATAGATATTAGTAAGAATATATATAGTTTTATCAATGAATAG
- the mreC gene encoding rod shape-determining protein MreC, giving the protein MKFLVKFKNFIKVLSVLIVSVLLMVYDSWGYRNKKDDFFVFTLNSYIQDSMHGFFSFIAGVFKAVNEYKNYGEKIDEYRKRIQQLEIVTQNVQMLRQENSRLKEQLGFYSSNSSEFISAEIIYLNYSNISSLMAINKGYNDGVQKDMVAVAYQDGFSGLVGKVVKVYAHTSRVLPLTSYENFVSARIQNSKFIGLVEGKGYGEYLEMNYVSRLAENDLKVGDSVVTAGFSDDPGGIYIGRIIHFSVLEYNSLLSIKIEPMVVLDKLEYVFLIKGGRRVQD; this is encoded by the coding sequence ATGAAGTTTCTTGTTAAGTTCAAGAATTTTATTAAGGTACTGAGTGTATTAATAGTTTCTGTTCTTCTTATGGTATATGATTCGTGGGGCTATAGAAATAAGAAGGATGATTTTTTTGTTTTTACTCTGAACTCGTATATTCAGGATAGCATGCATGGGTTTTTTAGTTTTATTGCTGGTGTTTTTAAGGCAGTAAATGAGTATAAGAACTACGGTGAGAAAATAGATGAATATAGGAAGAGAATACAGCAGCTTGAGATAGTTACTCAAAATGTGCAGATGTTAAGACAGGAGAATTCTAGGCTTAAGGAGCAGCTTGGGTTTTATTCATCGAATTCTAGTGAGTTTATTTCAGCCGAAATAATTTATCTGAATTATTCAAATATCTCTTCTTTAATGGCGATTAACAAGGGTTATAATGACGGTGTTCAAAAGGATATGGTGGCTGTTGCTTATCAAGATGGGTTTAGTGGTTTGGTTGGGAAGGTTGTTAAGGTTTATGCACATACCTCCAGGGTTTTACCCTTGACTAGCTATGAAAATTTTGTTTCTGCAAGAATTCAGAATAGTAAGTTTATTGGTCTTGTCGAAGGTAAGGGGTATGGGGAGTATCTTGAGATGAATTATGTTAGTAGATTGGCTGAAAATGATTTAAAGGTAGGTGATTCTGTAGTTACTGCGGGGTTTAGTGACGATCCTGGGGGAATTTATATAGGCAGGATTATTCATTTCAGTGTTCTTGAGTACAATTCGCTTTTAAGTATTAAAATAGAACCTATGGTAGTTCTAGATAAATTGGAGTACGTTTTTCTGATTAAAGGAGGAAGGAGGGTACAAGATTGA
- a CDS encoding rod shape-determining protein MreD: MISFFLYYIISVFLGQVFQYYFAVNFSFSIDVFLIILIFNSLNFVFNVGLISSVLHGFIMDYFTGLPLGFFVFNYVLVFYVLGKIKILIPKSMFSMALFFVFAKFMIWFVAMTLSDFVDLKGFNYEIFNLNLVVNIVFINFLYPILGYFTRNFYAFREEY; the protein is encoded by the coding sequence TTGATATCTTTTTTCCTGTACTATATCATTAGCGTGTTCTTGGGTCAAGTCTTTCAGTATTATTTTGCGGTTAATTTTTCTTTCTCGATAGATGTATTTTTAATAATTTTAATTTTTAATTCTCTGAATTTTGTTTTTAATGTGGGGTTAATATCGAGCGTGTTACATGGATTTATTATGGATTATTTTACAGGATTGCCGCTTGGGTTTTTTGTCTTTAATTATGTTTTAGTATTTTATGTTCTTGGAAAGATTAAGATTTTAATTCCTAAAAGTATGTTTAGCATGGCTCTTTTTTTTGTTTTTGCGAAATTTATGATTTGGTTTGTCGCAATGACGTTATCAGATTTTGTGGATCTTAAAGGATTTAATTATGAAATATTTAATCTTAATCTTGTTGTAAATATAGTATTTATAAATTTTTTGTATCCGATTTTAGGTTATTTTACTCGAAATTTTTATGCTTTCAGGGAGGAATATTAA
- the mrdA gene encoding penicillin-binding protein 2 gives MRVILKERYRFGILFLSLVFFIYLFTLFKMQIGKHLFYDREAIVLLSRVEKINASRGEILDSNLNVIANNLTAFVLKIGLDQYYGMPLEDREEMLNFLSRALKLDQEFILAKIEAPRGYLKDVEIVELSPEMLFRISEKRNYYPAILWSYSFKRNYLVDDSYSHPIGYVGRINQRELRSFYNVEGYDSNSTIGKSGIEQIYDGYIRGKEGLIKYRVDSKERKIDSGSIIENMTPGNNIVLNIMQDIQMLAKNTLGERYGTVVVLKPSTGGVLALHNYPYYSMKDVYNKYSREDYSFLNRAVQSVYPPASIFKLVMATALLEEKVLDKDRKIYCPGYFKVGNRTFHCWQRGGHGYVNLEEAIAHSCNVYFYTLGLKYLGAEKIFKYAREYGFGEKTGIDLPNEVSGLLPSPTWKEKIFKQPWVGGDTVNFSIGQGFLNATPIQVANMVAMISNEGVVYKPRVVNKILDGNTNEIVLANSPEILRKTSLISKSTFELLKKYMRGVITYGTAKNSVLTKAVEVGGKTGTGQTGVTGFENSSFVGLAPYNGVPGEQVIVFSLVEGRSNADMWPAKAVDLIMQGIFANQSYDDILKGYRPWYIR, from the coding sequence ATGAGGGTTATCTTGAAAGAAAGATATAGGTTTGGCATACTGTTTTTATCTTTGGTGTTTTTTATATATCTTTTTACTTTATTTAAGATGCAAATTGGGAAGCACTTGTTTTACGATAGAGAAGCAATAGTACTTTTGTCCAGAGTTGAAAAAATCAACGCCTCAAGAGGTGAGATTTTGGATTCAAATTTAAATGTTATCGCAAATAACCTTACGGCATTTGTTTTAAAGATTGGCTTGGATCAATATTATGGAATGCCTCTGGAAGATAGAGAAGAGATGTTAAATTTTTTATCAAGGGCTTTAAAGTTGGATCAGGAATTTATTCTTGCTAAGATTGAGGCTCCTAGGGGATATCTTAAGGATGTGGAGATAGTTGAACTTAGTCCAGAAATGTTGTTTAGGATATCTGAAAAAAGGAATTATTATCCTGCCATTTTATGGTCATATTCTTTTAAGCGGAATTATTTGGTGGATGATTCTTATTCTCATCCTATTGGATATGTTGGTAGAATTAACCAAAGGGAACTTCGTTCATTTTATAATGTTGAAGGATATGATAGTAATTCTACGATAGGAAAATCGGGTATTGAGCAGATTTACGATGGCTATATTAGGGGAAAGGAAGGTTTAATTAAGTACAGGGTAGATTCTAAGGAGAGGAAGATAGATAGTGGTTCTATTATAGAGAATATGACTCCCGGGAATAATATCGTTTTAAACATTATGCAGGATATCCAAATGCTTGCCAAAAATACTTTAGGGGAGAGGTATGGGACTGTGGTGGTATTAAAGCCTTCAACAGGAGGTGTATTGGCTCTTCACAATTATCCTTATTATTCAATGAAAGATGTTTATAACAAGTATTCTAGGGAAGATTATTCTTTTCTAAATAGAGCGGTTCAATCAGTATATCCTCCGGCCTCTATTTTTAAATTGGTCATGGCTACTGCTTTATTGGAAGAAAAAGTTTTAGATAAGGACAGAAAGATATATTGTCCGGGATATTTTAAGGTGGGTAATAGGACTTTTCATTGCTGGCAGCGTGGTGGACATGGTTATGTCAATTTAGAAGAGGCTATAGCGCATTCATGTAATGTGTATTTTTATACATTGGGTCTTAAATATCTTGGAGCTGAGAAGATTTTTAAATATGCAAGAGAATATGGATTTGGGGAGAAAACAGGTATTGATTTGCCAAATGAGGTATCAGGGCTCTTGCCAAGTCCAACATGGAAGGAAAAAATTTTTAAGCAGCCTTGGGTGGGTGGAGATACTGTAAATTTTTCAATAGGACAAGGATTTTTAAATGCCACTCCTATTCAAGTTGCTAATATGGTAGCCATGATTTCAAATGAAGGTGTTGTTTATAAGCCAAGAGTTGTTAATAAAATTTTGGATGGAAATACTAATGAGATTGTTCTTGCAAATTCTCCAGAGATCCTCAGAAAGACTAGTCTTATTAGTAAGAGTACTTTTGAGCTTTTAAAAAAATATATGAGAGGTGTTATAACTTATGGCACTGCAAAAAATTCAGTTCTTACTAAGGCAGTGGAGGTTGGAGGGAAGACGGGAACAGGTCAGACTGGTGTTACTGGTTTTGAGAATAGTTCTTTTGTAGGGCTTGCTCCCTATAATGGTGTCCCGGGGGAACAAGTTATTGTTTTTAGTCTGGTTGAAGGAAGGAGTAATGCTGATATGTGGCCTGCTAAAGCTGTGGATTTAATCATGCAAGGTATTTTCGCTAATCAGAGTTATGACGATATCCTTAAAGGGTATAGGCCATGGTATATTAGGTAG